The following proteins are encoded in a genomic region of Nymphalis io chromosome 16, ilAglIoxx1.1, whole genome shotgun sequence:
- the LOC126774588 gene encoding uncharacterized protein LOC126774588 → MYAYLALAVVLAASTFAVPTPNPRDRLGYEREIDTRYNQVPKLLDYVLNEEYLNAQKNKAKLVTKLRPEEAVVADNVILESNVVKIIKPVRKLESGELVRQRRGYNLENVIVPARYPYLPVVRYNRFRRWG, encoded by the coding sequence ATGTACGCGTATCTCGCGCTCGCTGTTGTGCTAGCAGCGTCCACGTTTGCTGTTCCTACACCGAATCCACGCGATCGTTTGGGCTACGAGAGAGAAATAGACACCAGATACAACCAAGTTCCAAAGCTCCTAGACTATGTACTCAATGAGGAATATTTAAATGCACAGAAGAACAAAGCTAAGCTCGTAACTAAACTAAGACCGGAGGAAGCCGTGGTAGCTGACAATGTTATTTTAGAATCGAACGTAGTAAAGATCATAAAGCCTGTCAGGAAATTAGAAAGCGGTGAGCTCGTGAGACAGAGACGAGGATATAATCTCGAAAACGTGATAGTGCCCGCTAGATACCCTTATCTCCCTGTGGTGCGTTATAACCGTTTCCGCCGATGGGGCTAG